The following are encoded in a window of Narcine bancroftii isolate sNarBan1 chromosome 2, sNarBan1.hap1, whole genome shotgun sequence genomic DNA:
- the LOC138755729 gene encoding src-like-adapter isoform X2: MLRTVMGNFLKSAPVKAESATPDPQINSNDVLVTIYDYPPPTISRPVFKMGEKLRIVAEEGDWWRARSIVTGQENYIPCACVARVYHGWLFEGIGRRKAEELLQLSGNRPGSFLIRQSESQKGTYCLSVRHYNDTPQKFVKHYKIFRLPNKWYYIQEHLTFQCLEDLVNHYSEVVDGLCCLLTHPCLAQLSPECPPEQPVVLRNSNFSWKNVNRAELLNDNLSTRDGTLLSYGLRHSIASYMSMSQLDNKSFDDGNKMWHQPIRSNAQNRHSCLLTSQMGDPFEDDFD, from the exons ATGCTAAGGACTGTCATGGGcaactttttaaaatctgcaCCAGTCAAGGCAGAATCAGCGACTCCTGATCCCCAAATAA ATAGCAATGATGTGCTGGTTACAATTTACGATTATCCTCCACCCACAATAAGTCGACCAGTCTTCAAGATGGGAGAGAAGCTACGCATTGTAGCCGA GGAAGGTGATTGGTGGAGAGCAAGATCCATTGTTACAGGACAAGAGAACTACATTCCTTGTGCCTGTGTTGCTCGAGTTTACCACGG CTGGCTTTTTGAAGGGATTGGAAGACGAAAGGCAGAAGAGTTACTGCAGCTGTCTGGCAACAGACCAGGTTCTTTCTTGATAAGGCAAAGTGAAAGCCAAAAAG GTACGTATTGCCTCTCTGTCAGGCACTACAACGACACACCTCAGAAATTTGTGAAGCATTATAAGATTTTCCGTTTGCCAAATAAGTGGTATTATATCCAAGAACACCTCACCTTCCAGTGCCTCGAAGATCTTGTAAATCATTATTCTG AGGTAGTAGATGGTCTGTGTTGTTTGCTGACCCACCCTTGCCTGGCTCAACTTAGCCCTGAATGTCCTCCTGAACAACCAGTTGTCCTACGTAACAGTAACTTCAGCTGGAAAAATGTCAACAG GGCTGAACTTCTGAATGACAACTTGTCAACCAGAGATGGAACCTTACTCAGCTATGGGCTGCGACACAGTATTGCATCATACATGAGCATGTCACAGTTGGATAACAAGTCATTTGATGATGGGAACAAGATGTGGCATCAACCCATCAGATCCAATGCTCAGAATCGACACAGCTGTCTCCTCACTTCGCAGATGGGAGACCCATTCGAAGATGACTTTGATTAA
- the LOC138755729 gene encoding src-like-adapter isoform X1: MHWTKILAPSGTVSTSTKEDQVFNAQMLRTVMGNFLKSAPVKAESATPDPQINSNDVLVTIYDYPPPTISRPVFKMGEKLRIVAEEGDWWRARSIVTGQENYIPCACVARVYHGWLFEGIGRRKAEELLQLSGNRPGSFLIRQSESQKGTYCLSVRHYNDTPQKFVKHYKIFRLPNKWYYIQEHLTFQCLEDLVNHYSEVVDGLCCLLTHPCLAQLSPECPPEQPVVLRNSNFSWKNVNRAELLNDNLSTRDGTLLSYGLRHSIASYMSMSQLDNKSFDDGNKMWHQPIRSNAQNRHSCLLTSQMGDPFEDDFD; encoded by the exons ATGCATTGGACTAAGATT TTGGCGCCTTCTGGCACCGTTTCAACAAGCACAAAGGAAGATCAAG TTTTTAATGCACAAATGCTAAGGACTGTCATGGGcaactttttaaaatctgcaCCAGTCAAGGCAGAATCAGCGACTCCTGATCCCCAAATAA ATAGCAATGATGTGCTGGTTACAATTTACGATTATCCTCCACCCACAATAAGTCGACCAGTCTTCAAGATGGGAGAGAAGCTACGCATTGTAGCCGA GGAAGGTGATTGGTGGAGAGCAAGATCCATTGTTACAGGACAAGAGAACTACATTCCTTGTGCCTGTGTTGCTCGAGTTTACCACGG CTGGCTTTTTGAAGGGATTGGAAGACGAAAGGCAGAAGAGTTACTGCAGCTGTCTGGCAACAGACCAGGTTCTTTCTTGATAAGGCAAAGTGAAAGCCAAAAAG GTACGTATTGCCTCTCTGTCAGGCACTACAACGACACACCTCAGAAATTTGTGAAGCATTATAAGATTTTCCGTTTGCCAAATAAGTGGTATTATATCCAAGAACACCTCACCTTCCAGTGCCTCGAAGATCTTGTAAATCATTATTCTG AGGTAGTAGATGGTCTGTGTTGTTTGCTGACCCACCCTTGCCTGGCTCAACTTAGCCCTGAATGTCCTCCTGAACAACCAGTTGTCCTACGTAACAGTAACTTCAGCTGGAAAAATGTCAACAG GGCTGAACTTCTGAATGACAACTTGTCAACCAGAGATGGAACCTTACTCAGCTATGGGCTGCGACACAGTATTGCATCATACATGAGCATGTCACAGTTGGATAACAAGTCATTTGATGATGGGAACAAGATGTGGCATCAACCCATCAGATCCAATGCTCAGAATCGACACAGCTGTCTCCTCACTTCGCAGATGGGAGACCCATTCGAAGATGACTTTGATTAA